One window of the Vigna radiata var. radiata cultivar VC1973A chromosome 1, Vradiata_ver6, whole genome shotgun sequence genome contains the following:
- the LOC106770205 gene encoding PI-PLC X domain-containing protein At5g67130, with the protein MGFRVFLLLAFMLPLCYRVDAACSNGNCKLDDECSSNGDCEAGLYCFSCPLGYLGSRCVRSSITDQFKLINNSLPFNKYSFLTTHNAFAIDGEPSHTKVPRATITNQEDSVTQQLKNGVRALMLDTYDFNGAVWLCHSFQGQCYDFTAFEPAIDTLKEIAAFLSANPTEIVTLILEDYVKTPKGLTKVFTDAGLMKFWFPVTRMPKKGGDWPLVSDMVAKNQRLLVFTSVRAKEQSEGIAYQWNYMVENQYGDGGRKAGSCPSRAESAPLNDKSKSLVLVNYFRSAPLKAITCEDNSGGLIDMLQTCYVAAGNRWANYVAVDYYKRSEGGGSFKAVDTLNGKLLCGCNDVHACVPGSTSQACSAKKA; encoded by the exons ATGGGTTTTCGTGTCTTCTTGCTTTTGGCTTTTATGCTTCCGTTGTGCTATCGTGTTGATGCTGCTTGCTCTAATGGGAACTGCAAG CTAGATGATGAGTGCTCGTCTAACGGTGATTGTGAAGCCGGACTCTACTGCTTTTCTTGCCCACTTGGGTATTTAGGCTCTAGGTGTGTGAGATCTTCCATCACAGATCAATTCAAGCTCATT AATAACTCCCTACCCTTCAACAAATATTcatttttgacaacgcataacGCATTTGCCATTGATGGAGAACCATCACACACAAAAGTGCCTCGAGCTACCATCACTAACCAAGAAGACAGTGTAACCCAACAGCTAAAg AATGGAGTTAGAGCACTAATGCTAGATACATATGATTTTAATGGAGCGGTGTGGTTGTGTCATTCATTTCAAGGCCAGTGCTATGACTTCACAGCTTTT GAACCAGCTATAGATACACTGAAGGAAATTGCAGCTTTTCTATCAGCCAATCCAACAGAAATTGTCACGCTCATATTGGAAGATTATGTTAAAACGCCAAAAGGATTGACAAAAGTCTTCACGGACGCTGGTTTGATGAAGTTTTGGTTTCCTGTGACTAGAatgccaaagaaaggaggagaTTGGCCTCTAGTGAGTGATATGGTTGCAAAAAATCAAAGATTACTAGTGTTCACATCCGTCAGGGCTAAAGAACAAAGTGAAGGCATTGCATACCAGTGGAATTACATGGTTGAAAATCAGT ATGGGGATGGTGGAAGAAAAGCAGGAAGCTGTCCAAGTAGAGCAGAATCTGCTCCTCTTAATGACAAGAGCAAGTCCTTGGTGTTGGTAAACTATTTTCGGTCTGCTCCACTTAAGGCAATCACATGTGAAGATAACTCTGGAGGTCTCATTGACATGCTACAAACCTGCTATGTTGCTGCTGGCAACAGGTGGGCTAATTATGTTGCTGTTGACTATTACAAG AGAAGTGAAGGAGGAGGTTCCTTTAAAGCTGTGGATACTCTCAATGGGAAGCTCTTGTGCGGTTGTAATGATGTTCATGCCTGTGTG ccCGGATCTACTTCACAAGCTTGCTCAGCAAAGAAAGCATAG
- the LOC106764991 gene encoding uncharacterized protein LOC106764991 isoform X1 codes for MGSLGRRSMSTVAKAVAEITGTGNTKIRKSSSELCTFLGIPRHSRSEIALIISKFIKLYNFRSPGIKKDKIWEQNLQNLLRGRNSVGFPEIAKILSPEFSQGAINVKDNNMDSSMDNTKGKGSKKKGKPSKKQSTLWALWLPLGLSFLPAQNFLLDLHHYPFH; via the exons ATGGGTTCGTTGGGTCGGAGGAGCATGTCCACGGTGGCGAAAGCGGTGGCAGAAATCACAGGCACAGGCAACACCAAAATCCGCAAATCTTCCAGTGAACTCTGCACCTTCCTTGGCATCCCTAGGCACTCTCGTTCCGAAATTGCCCTCATTATCTCGAAGTTTATCAAACTCTACAATTTCCGG AGTCCTGGTATTAAGAAGGACAAGATTTGGGAGCAGAATTTGCAAAATTTGTTGCGTGGAAGAAACTCTGTTGGTTTTCCTGAGATTGCTAAGATACTGTCTCCGGAGTTCAGCCAGGGTGCCATTAATGTGAAGGACAATAACATGGATTCTTCGATGGATAACACAAAGGGGAAAGGTTCTAAAAAGAAAGGGAAGCCTTCTAAGAA ACAATCCACTCTTTGGGCTTTGTGGTTGCCTCTTGGACTATCCTTTCTTCCGGCCCAAAACTTCCTTCTTGATCTCCATCATTACCCCTTCCATTAA
- the LOC106770210 gene encoding PI-PLC X domain-containing protein At5g67130 isoform X2, with the protein MGSLPCFLLVIILPLCYCVDAACSNGKCKLNDECSSNGDCGTGLYCFSCPHGFSGSRCVRSSVTDQFKLINNSLPFNKYAFLTTHNSFAIDGEPSNRRVHRVTIINQEDSVTQQLKNGVRGLMLDTYDFDGDVWLCHSFGGHCHDITAFEPAIDTLKEVAAFLSANPEEIVTLILEDYVKTPKGLTRVFTEAGLMKFWFPVTRMPKKGGDWPLVRDMVAKNQRLLVFTSIKSKEQSEGIAYQWNYMVENQYGDGGRKAGRCPNRKESSPLDDMSKSLVLINYFRTIPLKPITCKDNSGGLVDKLKTCHGAAGNRWANYVAVDYYKRSEGGGSFKAVDKLNGKLLCGCDDVHACVPGSTSQACSAQKT; encoded by the exons ATGGGTTCTCTTCCGTGCTTTCTTTTGGTCATTATTCTTCCCTTGTGTTATTGTGTTGATGCTGCTTGCTCCAATGGAAAATGCAAG CTAAATGATGAGTGCTCGTCCAATGGTGATTGTGGAACCGGACTCTATTGTTTCTCATGTCCACATGGGTTTTCAGGCTCTAGGTGTGTGAGATCTTCTGTCACAGATCAATTCAAGCTCATA AATAATTCTCTTCCATTCAACAAGTATGCCTTTTTGACAACGCACAATTCTTTTGCTATTGATGGAGAACCATCCAACAGAAGAGTACATCGAGTCACCATCATTAATCAAGAAGACAGTGTAACCCAGCAGCTAAAA AATGGAGTTCGGGGACTAATGCTAGATACGTATGATTTTGATGGAGATGTGTGGTTATGTCATTCATTTGGAGGCCACTGCCATGACATCACAGCTTTT GAACCAGCTATAGATACACTTAAGGAAGTTGCAGCTTTTCTATCTGCCAACCCAGAGGAAATTGTCACACTCATACTGGAGGATTATGTTAAAACACCCAAAGGATTGACAAGAGTCTTCACGGAAGCTGGTTTGATGAAGTTTTGGTTTCCTGTGACGAGAatgccaaagaaaggaggagaCTGGCCTCTTGTGAGAGATATGGTTGCTAAAAATCAAAGGTTACTTGTGTTCACTTCAATAAAGTCTAAAGAACAAAGTGAAGGCATTGCATACCAGTGGAATTACATGGTTGAAAATCAGT atggagatggaggaagaaAAGCAGGAAGGTGTCCAAATAGAAAAGAATCTTCTCCTCTTGATGACATGAGCAAGTCCTTAGTGTTGATAAACTATTTTCGCACTATTCCACTTAAGCCAATCACATGTAAAGATAACTCTGGAGGTCTTGTTGACAAGCTAAAAACCTGTCACGGTGCTGCTGGCAACAGGTGGGCTAATTATGTTGCCGTTGACTATTACAAG AGAAGTGAAGGAGGAGGATCCTTTAAAGCTGTGGATAAACTCAATGGGAAGCTCTTGTGTGGTTGTGATGATGTCCATGCCTGTGTG ccaGGATCTACTTCACAAGCTTGCTCAGCCCAGAAAACATAG
- the LOC106764991 gene encoding uncharacterized protein LOC106764991 isoform X2 yields the protein MGSLGRRSMSTVAKAVAEITGTGNTKIRKSSSELCTFLGIPRHSRSEIALIISKFIKLYNFRSPGIKKDKIWEQNLQNLLRGRNSVGFPEIAKILSPEFSQGAINVKDNNMDSSMDNTKGKGSKKKGKPSKKNAFSRITTTSPIVGLSSTDAKHL from the exons ATGGGTTCGTTGGGTCGGAGGAGCATGTCCACGGTGGCGAAAGCGGTGGCAGAAATCACAGGCACAGGCAACACCAAAATCCGCAAATCTTCCAGTGAACTCTGCACCTTCCTTGGCATCCCTAGGCACTCTCGTTCCGAAATTGCCCTCATTATCTCGAAGTTTATCAAACTCTACAATTTCCGG AGTCCTGGTATTAAGAAGGACAAGATTTGGGAGCAGAATTTGCAAAATTTGTTGCGTGGAAGAAACTCTGTTGGTTTTCCTGAGATTGCTAAGATACTGTCTCCGGAGTTCAGCCAGGGTGCCATTAATGTGAAGGACAATAACATGGATTCTTCGATGGATAACACAAAGGGGAAAGGTTCTAAAAAGAAAGGGAAGCCTTCTAAGAA AAATGCATTTTCAAGAATAACTACCACTTCACCCATCGTTGGCCTCTCTTCAACTGATGCCAAACATCTCTGA
- the LOC106770219 gene encoding LOW QUALITY PROTEIN: receptor-like protein kinase FERONIA (The sequence of the model RefSeq protein was modified relative to this genomic sequence to represent the inferred CDS: deleted 2 bases in 1 codon; substituted 1 base at 1 genomic stop codon), with the protein MRFNGVTPFKFFLHLFTLFTHLQAYTTVNHFTISCGTTGTSYDGGRTWTGDTGSVFFSNQDNTVSANPTTPQPNSTLQVPYNTARLSRSQFNYSFPVTPGSYFLRLFFYPASYPSFSRTQASFTVHCNHFTLYSFNADEEDSETVFREYVVNVHNSETLNLSFTPSQPNSHALINGIEVFSIPNDLYYRTACITKRSPKLTWDFPVDSGFYYLVSLHFCKLHQNITNIADRVFCIYIGSDLAEDHAEVMRWSNQGKGLAVQTNFVLLIPKKDTQEKVSLSLQLHPYLNSSNPCLNGVEIFKISDSDNLARPNVQNGLASEREGRSYQSXTKNYTTKKKIIIAGVVFVLVSFVGFAVVWCVLSKFNLRSFSTNVYQLPTNAHELSTNTLICRRLSLVEIKAATNNFDDAAVVGVGGFGLVYRGIIRRIFMPVALKHFRPGSNGPKKFLNEMEVAIKRHKPGSKQGAEEFLNEIELLSQLRHRNLVPLIGYCNSKEELILVYSFMARGNLRDHLYNSDKPPLPWKRRLQICIDAAQALHYLHCCAKTYTIIHSDVKTTNILLDDEWVAKVSDLGLSRIGAIVESKAHVCDTAMKGSFGYIDPEYYKRQYLTGKSDVYSFGVVLFEVLCARPPLIRTAEPIQESLCNWVRYCYQKGTMAQILDPSLNGKIAPKCFRMFCKIGVSCLSEIGTLRPSMNDVVGQLKYALQLQEIADINEAHSNTKSPLSG; encoded by the exons ATGAGGTTCAACGGTGTGACCCCCTTCAAATTCTTCCTCCACCTCTTTACACTCTTTACGCACCTCCAAGCTTACACCACAGTTAACCATTTCACAATCAGTTGCGGCACCACCGGAACATCCTACGACGGTGGAAGAACATGGACAGGGGACACAGGTTCGGTGTTCTTCTCTAATCAAGACAACACCGTTTCCGCTAACCCAACAACACCACAACCTAATTCCACCCTTCAAGTACCCTACAACACGGCACGTCTGTCTCGTTCCCAGTTCAATTATTCCTTCCCTGTAACCCCAGGCTCCTATTTCCTTCGCCTCTTCTTCTACCCAGCTTCTTACCCTTCCTTTTCCCGTACACAAGCATCCTTCACCGTTCATTGCAACCACTTCACTCTCTACAGTTTCAACGCCGACGAAGAAGACTCGGAAACCGTCTTCAGAGAGTACGTGGTCAACGTTCACAACAGTGAGACGCTCAACCTCAGCTTCACTCCCTCACAACCTAACTCCCACGCTCTCATCAACGGAATCGAGGTATTTTCCATCCCAAACGATCTCTATTACAGAACAGCGTGTATCACGAAGAGATCACCTAAGTTGACTTGGGACTTCCCCGTTGACTCTGGCTTCTACTACTTGGTTAGCCTCCATTTTTGTAAACTTCACCAGAACATTACTAACATCGCTGACAGGGTGTTCTGCATTTACATAGGGAGCGACCTGGCTGAGGATCACGCTGAGGTTATGAGATGGAGCAACCAAGGTAAAGGTCTCGCTGTGCAGACAAATTTCGTCCTTTTGATTCCCAAAAAGGATACTCAGGAAAAGGTTAGTCTCTCGCTCCAATTGCATCCTTATTTGAATTCGAGCAATCCGTGCTTGAACGGTGTCGAGATCTTCAAAATCAGCGACTCCGACAACCTCGCCAGACCGAACGTGCAGAACGGTCTTGCGTCGGAAAGAGAAGGAAGGTCTTATCAATCTTAAACGAA GAATTACaccacaaaaaagaaaattatcataGCAGGGGTGGTATTCGTCTTGGTCTCGTTTGTTGGTTTCGCCGTCGTTTGGTGCGTTTTATCCAAGTTCAATTTACGCTCGTTCTCAACCAATGTATACCAACTGCCAACCAATGCACACGAACTGTCAACCAACACGCTCATCTGCCGGCGCTTATCCCTCGTCGAGATCAAAGCCGCCACCAACAACTTTGACGACGCTGCCGTCGTCGGCGTCGGGGGATTTGGCCTCGTGTACAGGGGCATCATCCGCAGAATTTTCATGCCGGTGGCACTTAAGCACTTCAGACCGGGTTCAAATGGTCCTAAAAAGTTCCTCAACGAGATGGAGGTGGCTATCAAGCGCCACAAACCGGGTTCAAAGCAGGGCGCCGAAGAGTTTCTGAACGAGATCGAGTTGCTCTCGCAGCTCCGCCATCGCAATCTCGTTCCACTCATCGGTTACTGCAACAGCAAGGAGGAGCTGATCCTGGTCTATAGTTTTATGGCACGTGGCAACCTCCGCGACCATCTCTACAACAGCGACAAACCTCCGTTGCCATGGAAGCGACGCTTGCAGATTTGTATCGACGCAGCGCAGGCGCTTCATTATCTCCACTGTTGCGCCAAAACATACACGATCATCCACAGTGACGTGAAAACCACGAACATCTTGTTGGATGACGAGTGGGTGGCCAAGGTATCGGACCTTGGACTTTCCAGAATTGGAGCCATAGTTGAGTCCAAGGCTCATGTCTGCGACACCGCCATGAAGGGTAGCTTTGGGTATATAGATCCAGAATATTATAAACGACAATATTTGACGGGAAAGTCTGACGTGTATTCTTTCGGGGTAGTGTTGTTTGAGGTACTTTGCGCTCGTCCGCCTCTGATCCGCACCGCGGAGCCGATACAAGAGTCGCTTTGTAATTGGGTTAGGTACTGCTATCAAAAAGGGACCATGGCACAGATATTGGACCCCAGCTTGAATGGGAAGATCGCGCCCAAATGCTTTAGAATGTTTTGCAAGATTGGGGTGAGTTGTTTGTCGGAAATTGGGACGCTTAGACCGTCCATGAATGATGTGGTTGGGCAGCTTAAATATGCTCTGCAACTACAAGAAATTGCAGATATTAACGAGGCGCATTCTAATACCAAAAGCCCATTGTCTGGTTAG
- the LOC106770210 gene encoding PI-PLC X domain-containing protein At5g67130 isoform X1, which translates to MGSLPCFLLVIILPLCYCVDAACSNGKCKLNDECSSNGDCGTGLYCFSCPHGFSGSRCVRSSVTDQFKLINNSLPFNKYAFLTTHNSFAIDGEPSNRRVHRVTIINQEDSVTQQLKNGVRGLMLDTYDFDGDVWLCHSFGGHCHDITAFEPAIDTLKEVAAFLSANPEEIVTLILEDYVKTPKGLTRVFTEAGLMKFWFPVTRMPKKGGDWPLVRDMVAKNQRLLVFTSIKSKEQSEGIAYQWNYMVENQCKISPTIKSFVFFMQSTFLFHFGVILISADGDGGRKAGRCPNRKESSPLDDMSKSLVLINYFRTIPLKPITCKDNSGGLVDKLKTCHGAAGNRWANYVAVDYYKRSEGGGSFKAVDKLNGKLLCGCDDVHACVPGSTSQACSAQKT; encoded by the exons ATGGGTTCTCTTCCGTGCTTTCTTTTGGTCATTATTCTTCCCTTGTGTTATTGTGTTGATGCTGCTTGCTCCAATGGAAAATGCAAG CTAAATGATGAGTGCTCGTCCAATGGTGATTGTGGAACCGGACTCTATTGTTTCTCATGTCCACATGGGTTTTCAGGCTCTAGGTGTGTGAGATCTTCTGTCACAGATCAATTCAAGCTCATA AATAATTCTCTTCCATTCAACAAGTATGCCTTTTTGACAACGCACAATTCTTTTGCTATTGATGGAGAACCATCCAACAGAAGAGTACATCGAGTCACCATCATTAATCAAGAAGACAGTGTAACCCAGCAGCTAAAA AATGGAGTTCGGGGACTAATGCTAGATACGTATGATTTTGATGGAGATGTGTGGTTATGTCATTCATTTGGAGGCCACTGCCATGACATCACAGCTTTT GAACCAGCTATAGATACACTTAAGGAAGTTGCAGCTTTTCTATCTGCCAACCCAGAGGAAATTGTCACACTCATACTGGAGGATTATGTTAAAACACCCAAAGGATTGACAAGAGTCTTCACGGAAGCTGGTTTGATGAAGTTTTGGTTTCCTGTGACGAGAatgccaaagaaaggaggagaCTGGCCTCTTGTGAGAGATATGGTTGCTAAAAATCAAAGGTTACTTGTGTTCACTTCAATAAAGTCTAAAGAACAAAGTGAAGGCATTGCATACCAGTGGAATTACATGGTTGAAAATCAGTGTAAGATATCACCAACCATTAAATCTTTCGTGTTCTTCATGCAGAGTacatttttattccattttGGTGTGATCTTAATTTCCGCagatggagatggaggaagaaAAGCAGGAAGGTGTCCAAATAGAAAAGAATCTTCTCCTCTTGATGACATGAGCAAGTCCTTAGTGTTGATAAACTATTTTCGCACTATTCCACTTAAGCCAATCACATGTAAAGATAACTCTGGAGGTCTTGTTGACAAGCTAAAAACCTGTCACGGTGCTGCTGGCAACAGGTGGGCTAATTATGTTGCCGTTGACTATTACAAG AGAAGTGAAGGAGGAGGATCCTTTAAAGCTGTGGATAAACTCAATGGGAAGCTCTTGTGTGGTTGTGATGATGTCCATGCCTGTGTG ccaGGATCTACTTCACAAGCTTGCTCAGCCCAGAAAACATAG
- the LOC106764991 gene encoding uncharacterized protein LOC106764991 isoform X3, translated as MGSLGRRSMSTVAKAVAEITGTGNTKIRKSSSELCTFLGIPRHSRSEIALIISKFIKLYNFRSPGIKKDKIWEQNLQNLLRGRNSVGFPEIAKILSPEFSQGAINVKDNNMDSSMDNTKGKGSKKKGKPSKK; from the exons ATGGGTTCGTTGGGTCGGAGGAGCATGTCCACGGTGGCGAAAGCGGTGGCAGAAATCACAGGCACAGGCAACACCAAAATCCGCAAATCTTCCAGTGAACTCTGCACCTTCCTTGGCATCCCTAGGCACTCTCGTTCCGAAATTGCCCTCATTATCTCGAAGTTTATCAAACTCTACAATTTCCGG AGTCCTGGTATTAAGAAGGACAAGATTTGGGAGCAGAATTTGCAAAATTTGTTGCGTGGAAGAAACTCTGTTGGTTTTCCTGAGATTGCTAAGATACTGTCTCCGGAGTTCAGCCAGGGTGCCATTAATGTGAAGGACAATAACATGGATTCTTCGATGGATAACACAAAGGGGAAAGGTTCTAAAAAGAAAGGGAAGCCTTCTAAGAAGTAG